The Nocardia arthritidis genome has a window encoding:
- a CDS encoding ABC transporter permease, whose product MRAEVLVDAPAPRTATLAQWWVLTRRLIRPSLRNGEVVTALLAPTVFTVGFYVPLNLVMSLYGHGLSSYAQFLMPMIVMQAVAFCAISASFRAAVDARDGLNLRFGSLPMAAVIPLAARLTAALYRAGIALAAALVCGRVIGFRFYGSCWDTVGFIGFALLIGLALCLGADLLGSLSKSPEATTQALILPQLILGMVSTGFAPARQFPTWIQGFARNQPVSQFVYGLRALAGDSTPNAGAVDWPIMGPALAWPLGLVVVFGAAAVVVSLRRSA is encoded by the coding sequence ATGCGGGCCGAGGTGCTGGTCGACGCGCCGGCACCGCGCACGGCCACCCTGGCGCAGTGGTGGGTGCTGACGCGCAGGCTGATCCGCCCGTCGCTGCGCAACGGCGAGGTGGTCACCGCGCTGCTCGCGCCGACCGTCTTCACCGTCGGTTTCTATGTCCCGCTGAACCTGGTGATGTCGTTATACGGGCACGGACTCAGTAGCTACGCACAGTTCCTGATGCCGATGATCGTGATGCAGGCGGTGGCGTTCTGCGCCATCTCCGCCTCGTTCCGGGCCGCGGTCGACGCCAGGGACGGGCTGAACCTGCGCTTCGGGTCGCTGCCGATGGCGGCGGTGATCCCGCTCGCCGCCCGGCTGACGGCGGCGCTGTACCGGGCCGGGATCGCATTGGCCGCCGCACTGGTATGCGGCCGGGTGATCGGTTTCCGCTTCTACGGAAGCTGCTGGGACACAGTGGGATTCATCGGGTTCGCGCTGTTGATCGGGTTGGCGCTCTGCTTGGGTGCCGATCTGCTCGGCAGCCTGTCCAAGAGTCCCGAGGCCACGACGCAGGCGCTCATCCTGCCGCAGCTGATACTCGGCATGGTGTCCACCGGATTCGCGCCCGCTCGCCAATTTCCGACGTGGATACAAGGTTTCGCGCGCAACCAGCCGGTATCGCAGTTCGTCTACGGGCTGCGCGCGTTGGCCGGTGATTCCACACCCAATGCGGGCGCGGTGGATTGGCCGATCATGGGCCCGGCGCTGGCCTGGCCACTCGGCCTGGTAGTGGTTTTCGGCGCCGCCGCCGTCGTGGTCTCGCTCAGGAGGTCGGCATGA